The sequence AAAATATAATTGTATTTTGCAATCAGGCCTTGATGAGCGTACTGTTCTGCTCTTTCAAGGTTTAGAGATCCCGGCTGTTCAAGTGCAATTGGGTAAGCTGGGCAGCTCACCACGGTATCAACCTGAGATTGTTGAGAATTTGAGCAACACTTTACAGCACTGCCTAAATGAAAAAAACAATAAAATATACAATGCCTCTTTATAAAGTTGTTATATATGGTAAAGTAAAAGTATCTTATAACACCCTAGATACCATTTAAAGCACAGAATACTTTGATAATAGCAACCGTTTGGGAAGAGTTTTTAAAAATTGTTAAAGAAGAGGTAGGTAGCCGTGTGGTAGAGACCTGGTTTAAATCAGTTGTCTTTAGCCAATGGGATAGCTCTACTAAAACAGTTTATTTACAAGTACCTAATAGTTTTATAAAAGACTGGATAGAAAGTAATTACACTCAATTACTTAAAGTACACCTCGGGCGCTTACTGCATGAAACTACTTTAACTATATTGTTTACTCAGTTAACTACCACAACTCAATTAACTGCACCTAGTGACAATAAGCCTTTAAGCACTGTTGTTGAATCTGGGAACTATACTAAAAGAGCTCATACGTTACCTGTTAAGAAAGACGAAATTGTTTCTCAGCAGCTGACGGTTAACAAAGTTGCTATTAATAAAAATTACCAGTTCGATACCTTTGTGGTAGGACCTAATAACTCGCTTGCTTATGCGGCTGCAAAAGCAGTAGCTGATAAACCAGGAATACTCTATAACCCTTTGTTTATTTATGGCAATTCAGGCTTAGGCAAAACGCATCTTTTACATGCAGTAGGTAATGCTATAGTGGCTGCTAACCCCAAATGCCGTATATTATATCAATCAGCCGATCGCTTTGTGAGCGAATTTATTAATGCTATACGTTTTGACAAAGTACCCCAGTTTGAAACTCGTTATAAAGATGTTGATGTACTTTTAATTGATGATATTCAATTTATATCCAATAAAGAGCAAACTCAAGAAGCTTTTTTCCATATTTTTAACACACTTTATGAAGCACGTAAGCAAATAGTGTTTTCAAGTGATTCTTTACCCGGAGATATAGAAGGTCTTGCAGGCCGGTTGCGTACCCGCTTAGATGGTGGTCTTATAACCGACGTACATGTACCTACGTTGGAAACTAAGATTGCAATAGTCAAAAAGAAAGCAGAGGCTCATGGCACGATTCTAGCTGATGATGTCGCACATTTTATAGCAGCACGTGTTCTTTCAAGTGTACGTGAGCTTGAAGGCCTTCTTATACGTGTATTTGCTTTTGCTGATTTAACCAATCAGCCCGTTACCCTTGAATTAGCAGAAAAGGTATTAACCAGAAGCAGTAAAGAGAAAGCAAAACAACCGGTTATTGATTTGCAGCATATTGCAGCAAAAGTTGCTCGGCACTATAATTATTCTTTAGGTGAGTTGCGCTCAAATAAACGGCATAAAGATCTGGCCTTAGCACGACATATTGCTATGTATCTTATGAAAAAGCTCACCGATAAGTCGCTTGCCGATATTGCTCTTTTTTGGAAGCGCAAAGATCATTCTACTGTTATACATGCATTTGATAAAATTGAGCAGTATAAACGTATAGACAAGAAATTAAATAGTGCTATTGAAAATCTTGAGCAGGCTATTGCTAACTATTAATCTAGCAAGGCAGTATCTTTTCAGGATTTATCTGTAAATTTTTACGCACACTTTTATCCCTAAAAAAGCAATCCGTTACGCATTTAGCAGTAAGTTGAGCATACCAAGAACCGTAACTGCTAAAATGGAGTTCTTTGCGGAGCCCTATCATGGTGGGAAAGTGTTCAGTATCAGCAAGTAGCGTAATACCGGTGCCTTCTTCTTTCATAAAGTTGTCTATATGCGGGTCTATGCGATTGCCTAAAAAGTGGCATAATCCTAAAGCAAACTTTCTATGCTCTCTATTAAATATATTAAATTTTTTGTCCGTTTTTATCTCATCGGCTATTATAGCATATACTGATGGTAAAATAGCATGATAGTCTTGAGTACCTATATATTTTGAACGCAAATTGAACCAACGGCATTTCTCAGGGATCCAAAACCATTTCCGTGGAGTATCAAGTTTTTTTGACCAGTAGCTATCACGCGCAATATGTTTTTTAATTTCTTCTAAGTTTTTAATACGGGTAAATCCTGATAAATATCTGTTTATGCCGCCGCCCATAACAAAAAAGCAGCCAGGTTGCCATCCTTTAGAAAAAGGTTTTACAAAAGACTCAGGAGTCTCCATAAAGAGTTTAATTACAAAAGGATGATCATTAAATTTTAAAATTAAAAGGCCAGAAGTTGTTCGATAGTTAAAGTCTCTACTTTTAAGGATGGTAAAGTTTTTAAACTTTTTTTTATGCTCATAAATCTCTTGCAAAAGTTCTTCTATTAGTATATTGAGGTCAGAGCCTAAAACTGCTTTTTCTGAGTTGCGATAGGTAATTGATTCTTGAGGCAATACACGAGCCATAAAGTATTTTTTATCAAATTTGTTAAATAAAGCTTGTGCTTCAAGAAAGTCACTTTTTAGATGGTGTTCTTGCGTCTCATCAACCCAGGAAGTTGATATCGTAGGTTGTGTTAACGCGGGAGGTCTTAAAAGACTTCTCTGGCCATAACAAGAAAAACAAAGGCTAAAACTATACAAAACTATTAGTAGAGCGCTATACATGATTCTCCTTGTTGTTCTTTTTGTCCTTATACTAGCATGGCCACGACACTCTGAGCAAGAGTAAGAAAAAAGTAAAAAAAGGAGTTGATTTTTTTTAAGTTTGTCTGGTAAGCTGTCTTTAGAAAAAGTAAGAGTGGGGTCATAAGTGTAACTTTTTAAAAAAGGATTAGGTTATGAAGCAAGGTGATATGTCCCCGAGACATGAGCAGTTGTTGGTAAGTTTTGCAAGTTTACCTGAAAAAATGCTAGCACTCTACGATCTAGAAAACTTGGTAGAGTTTGTATTGCATGAATTATGTACTACGCGTTGTTTTAATTTATCTAAAGCAGCTTATTTTATTGACAATGTTGACTTTGATTGTTTTAAGGGTCTTGCAGGATTTGATAAATCTAACGAGTTTATTAAGTCAGAAGAAAGTTGGGATACGCCTCAAGAATTTACTCAGCATATGCAAGGATGTAAATTCAACCAGAAAGTACGCAGCATTTCTAATGTAAGTCCTAAAAAATCTTCCTGTTCACAACAACAATTTATCAATGAATTAGCTTCTGAGCTGGAAATAGTGCGTCCAGCTACTTGTGCTTGGGATTTAAAGCACGATAATTATGGTATTTTAATTTATGAAACAGCAGGACATCAGGCCGTAGATAAGCACCTTTTCAAGGCTCTGTCACTGTTAGGTTTTTGTCCCGTGTTTTAAGTTATTCAAGCATGCTCTTAAGTGCTGGAAGCTGTTGGCTACTTAAATAGGTTAACGTTGCACCGCCACCTGTAGAGCAAAAGTTTATTGTATGCTCAAGTCCTTGTTTATAAACAGCACTTACTGAGTCACCGCCTCCTATAACACTATAAGCAGAGGCTTGAGCAATAGCTTGTAATAGATCATTAAAAAACGTACAACTGATCGGTTGCTCTGTTATACAACACGCACCAGTGAGAAAAATAGTATGAGCTTTAGTAATAGCTTGCTTATAGAGCTCAACTGTTTTAGGACCAATCGATATGCCCGTCATAGTACTGTCAAAATTTTCAGCCGAAATAACTTCATAAGGTGGCTCTAGCTTTTGTTGGCGTGTAACAAGGTAATCTTCAGGAAACAATACTGACACGTTGTTCTTGTGTGCTTGCTGAAGTATTTGTCGTGCTTGGTCAATAAGTGTATCATCTACCAATGATCTTCCTACAGGTTTACCTAATGCCTTTAAAAAAGTAAATACCAATGCTGGGCATAAAGCAACTGTTGCTATTTTAGGTAAAAGAGCTTGCATTAGGGGCAATTTATCTTTGATTTTGCCGCCGCCTACTAAAAACAAAAATGGTTGACTAGGCTGCTCTTTTAAATAGCTTAGTGCTTCAAGCTCTTTTTGCATAAGCAATCCAATGGATTTGTGATCAGGTGCATACAGCTCAGCCAATACTGTTACGGAAGTATCAGTGCGATGTGCTACGCCAAAAGCATCATTAATATAATAATCAGCTAGGTGCTTAAGTACAGAAGCAAATTCAAAGCTGGGTGATTGTTCTTCGGGCCAAAAACGTAGATTTTCTAGGAGCACTAGAGTGCCTGATGGTACTTGCTTTATAAGTATATTAGCTTGTTCTAGTGTAGAAGCAAATGTCACAGAATAACCATGCTCTTGGAACCAGGGTATAAGTATACGCGTTGATAGTGCTAGATCTTTTGCTTGAGGCCTTCCTATATGGGTAGCTAGGATAATTTTGCTGCCTTTAGTAACTAGTATGTTAAGCGTAGGTAGTAGGGCCTGTAATCTAAAATCACTTGCAATAGTGCCGTTAATCAATGGTACGTTTAAGTCAGCACGCAGAAAAACAGTTTGGTTTTTAAGTGGCCAGGAGGTAAAAGTACTTGTGGGTAATGTACTGTTCATAACTAGTGCCTTAAGCTTGGGTTTGGTAACTGTATGGATCAAAACTCTTTTAAAACATTCTACGCGCAGGATATACTAAAGTATAAAAAGGGTATAGTACATGATTGTCAAGAAAAGTCGCTTATTTTTTTATGTGCTCATTGTCTTGAGTTTAATTTCTAGTTTATATGGGCATCTACTGTGTATTTCTAAAAATCAGGCCTGGCTTGTAGAAGATCTTAAAAGTAAAAAAGATATTCCTAATCGTTTTAGAACATTTACTGATACAAAAGCTTCAGGTAGTTCTCAATTTACAGGATCTGGTGCGCAGTATATAAAAAAAAATATTCCAGCAGGTTATTCTATAACTATTATTGATTTACGTAAAGAACCTCATGGATTTTTAAATAATGAGCCTATTAGTTGGTATGGACATCATAATTTAATTAATGCAGGCTTAACGCCTAGACAAGTAGAACAAGATCAAAAGAAGCGGCTTGCAGCTGTTGGCCGTAAGCAATCAGTTTCTGTTTGTATATTATGCAAAGATGAGGTAAATAAAGGACCTACTAGCTTGCCCTGTGTGTGCAAAAATAAACCTGTACATTTGGTGCAAAGCGAAGAGGAGCTTGTCCGTAAAAATGGTATGAACTATAAGCGTTTTTATATACAAGATGGACATGCGCCTAATGATAGCCAAGTGGATGATTTTATACGCTACGCTAAAAGCTTGCCTAAAAATACTTGGCTTCACATGCACTGTCGCGCAGGTATTGGCCGCACAACAACATTCTTGGTTATGTATGATATTCTACGTAATTGTTCTAAAGCTTCTTTAAAAACAATAATTGAAAAACATGCTTTACATGGCGGTATTAATCTGCTTTCTAAAGATAACATGAATGCAAAGTGGAAAGTTGCACCTTTAACCGAACGCATAGCATTTATCCAAAAATTTTATACGTATTGTAAACAAGCATTGCCTAAAGGATTAAGTTGGAGCACCTGGAAAAAACAGGTAAGCTCTACTAAAAAAAATAGTATTTAAACCTAGAAAGAAGAGAACTCTTGACGATTATATAAAGTGTTGTAGTATAGTAAAGCAGAAAACTTTATCTTATTAACTGACACTTCATAATCAAAGGGTAAATTATGTACCAACAAAGTAAAAGAAATTTTTGGTTTTTAGCAGTAGTATGCCTACTTGCTTTGCCTAATAAAATACAAGCAATGGCTCAAGAAAGTCTTGCGCTAGATAATGATTCTACAAGTATAACTACTAATAAGCGTGGCAACTGTAGCCCTTGCTTGAGTCGTACTACTTTTGTGCCACGACAACCAGGAACAGATCAAACTCTTGAGTTAACACTTACCAACTATTTTTTATACCATACTCAAGTTCCTTGTCGTCCTATAGTTTTTTTAAGCGCGACACCATTTTATGAGCAAACTACGCGTGACTGTGATTTTGGCCGCTATTTTTTACCTGACCATAAACGTTCAGTGACATTTGAAGGAAATCGTCTTTCTATTCGTCCTGAAAGACGTGTTTATGGAGCATTACTTTATGCGCAACTTGATTTAGAGTTTTTACGTCCTGGTACTTGGTTAAGCATTAACGTTACTCCTCTGCGCGTTGAGCATACACTTAACTTACATGCTGATGATGCAACACGCGAAGAGCTTGGCTCATCAAATTTAAAATATGGTGCTGTGACTAACTGCAAGCTTACTCGTACACGTATTGATGATATTTTAGTTAAGTTTGGCTTTAATGTATGGCAAAATGATTGTGCCCACGTTGACTTTTATTCAGTATTTACCTTCCCTACAGGCAAGTGTAGAAATGCACGTTACTTATTTGAGCCTACTGTAGGAACAGTTCATTACAGTAGTGGTTTTGGTTTAAATGCTGACTATATACTGTGGAATAAGGGACAACAGAGCTTGACTATTATGGGTGACGCTAATTACCGATATTCCATTGCTGAAGATGAGCGTCGTTCATTTGATTTCTGCCACTATGGTGAATGGTCTCGCTTTTTACCTGTAAGCAAAGCTGGTAGTTCAACAACCCAACCGGCTATTAACCTCTTTAGTCCTTGTGTACGTGTAGAACCACGTAGCTTTGTTGAGCTATGGACTGCGTTACATTACCAATATTGCAACTGGGCTTTTGAAGCTGGTTATGATTTATGGTAT is a genomic window of Candidatus Dependentiae bacterium containing:
- the dnaA gene encoding chromosomal replication initiator protein DnaA; this encodes MIIATVWEEFLKIVKEEVGSRVVETWFKSVVFSQWDSSTKTVYLQVPNSFIKDWIESNYTQLLKVHLGRLLHETTLTILFTQLTTTTQLTAPSDNKPLSTVVESGNYTKRAHTLPVKKDEIVSQQLTVNKVAINKNYQFDTFVVGPNNSLAYAAAKAVADKPGILYNPLFIYGNSGLGKTHLLHAVGNAIVAANPKCRILYQSADRFVSEFINAIRFDKVPQFETRYKDVDVLLIDDIQFISNKEQTQEAFFHIFNTLYEARKQIVFSSDSLPGDIEGLAGRLRTRLDGGLITDVHVPTLETKIAIVKKKAEAHGTILADDVAHFIAARVLSSVRELEGLLIRVFAFADLTNQPVTLELAEKVLTRSSKEKAKQPVIDLQHIAAKVARHYNYSLGELRSNKRHKDLALARHIAMYLMKKLTDKSLADIALFWKRKDHSTVIHAFDKIEQYKRIDKKLNSAIENLEQAIANY
- a CDS encoding phosphoglycerate kinase, whose product is MNSTLPTSTFTSWPLKNQTVFLRADLNVPLINGTIASDFRLQALLPTLNILVTKGSKIILATHIGRPQAKDLALSTRILIPWFQEHGYSVTFASTLEQANILIKQVPSGTLVLLENLRFWPEEQSPSFEFASVLKHLADYYINDAFGVAHRTDTSVTVLAELYAPDHKSIGLLMQKELEALSYLKEQPSQPFLFLVGGGKIKDKLPLMQALLPKIATVALCPALVFTFLKALGKPVGRSLVDDTLIDQARQILQQAHKNNVSVLFPEDYLVTRQQKLEPPYEVISAENFDSTMTGISIGPKTVELYKQAITKAHTIFLTGACCITEQPISCTFFNDLLQAIAQASAYSVIGGGDSVSAVYKQGLEHTINFCSTGGGATLTYLSSQQLPALKSMLE